The Kryptolebias marmoratus isolate JLee-2015 linkage group LG21, ASM164957v2, whole genome shotgun sequence genome segment AAGACAGGTTGTGTTCGGAGTGAAAGAGGGCGTTGTTAAGGTGaagtaaatcattttttttaattacatcgCTTATGTGTACGTTAATGCATTTATTACAACccctgttgtttatttttccgtACTTCGCTTTATATAACTCATCCTCCCTCCGTTTGACCGAACGGTCGTGATCCGGGAGGAAGTGCCGTACAGTTGATGCTCAGCTCGAGATCACATCCCACCATGTTTTCGGCTGCAAATTATCGCTGGTCCTCCATTAAGTAACAACGTTTCGCTGTTAGtcttaaagatttttattgttttagcctCGTAATTTTGTTAGCAATTATGACTTATTGGACTATCTTGTCTTTAACTGCGAATAACCCTTATGGGGGGGAACAAAAAACGAACAAATAACCCCCAAAGCCTGTCAGTCGTAAACTGAGCCAAAGGTTGAGTCATGACACTGCAGCCTGCTGAAATAAGTCCTCCACATTTatgtgtttcactgtaaactTTTCATCTCATACAAAGTGCTGaccatttaattaaatttatctatgtattcattttttaaaatcatgataaaaagGCAACTAAAAGGGGTTAGCTGGACATTTGCtgtgtttaaactttagttACTCATTTTAATCTAATCCTTTTATTTCTcattcttgtttatttcttgtaCAGGTAGTGAAGCTTTAAAGGCAGCATCCATTGCAGGACTGTAGTTTTCTGCAGGCAGCACCTCCTAGATGAGCCGAAATAGGCTAAATTAAGCATAATTTAGATTTGGATGTCTGATGAGAAGCGCAGGGCTTTAGGTTTTGATACCAGGTAATCtttatttagatgtttgtttcagatgtttcctgCATCTGTTCAGGAAGGAAGACACCCAGTGCTAATTGTAGGTGTTGCGCCAGCCGAGATCTATGAGGAAGCAGACACACCTGAGAGAAAAAGGAGAACGTGTGGTTTTGTCAGTTAAACGACATTTCCTTAAGTCACCTCGTGGCAGTATTTGTTAAATCAACAACTGATAACATGGATCTGGAAAGTTTTGTTATGTGCAAACACTGGATGAGGGTAATCATAGGACATTGTGTCAAATGAAGGTCGAGTCTGGTTTTTGATCGCAAATGAGGCTTTTCCATCAAAGAAGGAACCCGTTTTGGAGATTTTAATGTGATTTCAGCCAGCCGTGCAGAACATAACggcaaatatttaattttattgaggCAGTGATGGATTTATTTCGGGTCTGGAGCTGATTTCATTTCAAACATCAAAGTCAGTCCGTTCTCATTAATGCAGCACTGCATTTGCTCCACTGGTACAGAAGCAGCACGTGTCATTCACCATCTTTATCCAGTGTTTGAGCAGCACGGGATGAAGCTGAAAATATacctggggggaaaaaaagaaaacgttaAGCTAGGTTAATCCTGTATACAATTCATTGAGGATATAATCCATATGCAGAggactgtgtttaaaaaaaaaaaaaaataataaaaatatatatatatatatatatatatatatatatatatatatatatatatatatatatatatatatatatttttttttttttttttcctctgtagtATGTTCCATTTCCCTTCCTGCCTCAGGAAATGCCTGAGTTTACAGAGAAGCCCCACCCTTCATTTAGtagaaaagctgctctgattcACCTCACGTACACACCACCACCCTAACTGCCTTGTTGTCACCCGTCCTGTGCCTGTTTGTGACTTCATCTTTGTCTTCTATTCTCCAGATCAGCAACAGCAATGATGGACCGAATAAGGTCGGCTTTCAACGGCATGGTGAGtgttatttcctttaaaaaaaaaaaaaaaaaaagaaactgcagttCATGACTTTCACTTTCATGTTAATTTACCGCCTTTAGCGAGGTTTTTGCCTGCGTACAcacgtgtctgtctgttggcaaaatatgtcATCATTGACTGGAtgggtttttaatgaaactctatcTCCTCCAGATGACGAGTGAGCGGTACAGCAGGTTCACCCTGCACCCGGGGGAGAACGGGGAGCGGCACGCCGAGGTCAACCTGTCCGACGACGCCACAGAGATGGAGGCGCATGGCTCGCCGAGCTTCAGGCCAGCTCCTCATCGTCAGAGCAGACGTACCGTTGTCTTTGTAATCCTCGGAGTCCTGctgatatttatttttggttagtTTCATTTCCATTTTCACATCTATTAGTGCTGAAAGAACAATGTGTTCCTTTATAGGCTAACataccattttattttctgcacttaaacactaaaaaggtcaaaatgttAAACTCAAACTAATGTTGGAGAATTTTGTTATTAGTGGGGGTTTGTGGAAAATCAGCATAGTTTTCACATTTGGTGCAGTTTAATATTCTTATATTTATCTATGAGAAAGGGTAAGCAATTATTCTCTACTCTAAACTGTgactttcagatttattttgaaaataatctaaaaattgccatacataaaaaaacattctaatGATCACAGGTATAGACCAGATTTGAGATTTACTAATGTTAAAAAGCCAAAGTGTCAAAACCTCTATTTTAATGTCAAACCATTTCTTtggtttaaattattattaagaTGGTATATTTAAATAGTTATGTTGCACTTCTCCTTCTCGACCTGTTTCTGCCAGCTGTCACCTGTGTGTGGCTTAAAGAGGGGAATTTCCTtagtttcctttcttttttcttttttttttaagtagctatttgtgttctttttgcTACCTGAAAGGATATCAGATCTATCAGAGTTCATCACTCGTTCGTCTTTTTGAAGTAacaaatcctgtttttcttttaaaaacaaacgtttCGCCACATGCTACAAAAGTTAGCATGAAATAAACGGCCTCTTTCAGGCTTTTTAATGAGGCTAGTAAACCAGATAATATTAGTTTGTCCTTTTCCCCAACAATGCTTTACAAAAAGGGggattacaagaaaaaaatagtaatattttacacaaaaaagtgtttactttaaaaccaaaactgaatttaGCTAATCTGCATTTAGGTCCTCTATCTTTGTGTACAGTGTTGTTTTATAACAGcttgtaatttaatttttagtaTATAAAATACTTGACCATGACTTTATATAGTTTGACTATCAacacatttgcatttgtttatcTATATCAGAATTAAAAGAAgtatgaatattttattatatatatctATGATATTGTGCTCAGGAGCCAGAATTGTTCTTTGTAGACTCTGGAGGATCAGATATTTGATTTAGGGGGTGATGATAATGATGAATTTATAACAAATTTAGACCTAATTAGGCCTGCTTACTAATATATTGTATATAATCAAATTTAAGTATATATTCTATTTATTCCAGTCATATTTGTCTGTCGTGTCACACTCTTAATACCCTAAAATGCAACGTTAACCTGGAAAACTGCGGCTTTGATAAATCTGGGCAAGATGGCAACCCCAAACACTCTTTTGAAAATGCAGTTATATTGTCAGAGTCTTAATCCGACCAATGTCTAATGAAACGGTGAGACTGAGTAGCAGTTACAGGACATTCTAGGttaatttctgctctttttgctGGCCGTGCAGTGCATCTCTTTATCATCTTGTTCACTGTGACAACCACATGTCTGTTGAAATCACTCCTTGCGCGGATGAACTGACACAAAACAGCGTGGACAAATGTCAGGTTTTGTGcaattttgtttcaaaactgaaaaGGCATTCAGAAAATGTTGCAACTTGTAAAGTCCAGCGCTTGTGTGGGAAGTCTGACTGTTCAGACAGCtgggaaatttttttttctatttgtgcTAACATTGCAAGTTAGTTTCTTTTCATTAGTCCATTTATTAGGCCTAAGAAGGCAGTGAAAAGCAACTAGTTGTTGTAAAATGAATGTACTATTTGAGGCACCATGTGGCTCAGGGCTGTTGTTATAACAGATAGATGAGCTCCTTTAAAATCATCTAACAGGGAACTAATGATTCCCCTGTCTGGACTGTGTCCCCTCCAGGCTACCTGGTGGGTTACATCAGCCACCACAAACCTCGTGCGGAGTCGAGCTGCGAGCAGAAGACGGATAATCCAGTGGACAGGATGAATGCGTCGACAGTGTGGCCCGTACCGCCTCCAGATGCCCAGCCGACCTGGCAGGATGTCACTCAGCTCCTCGCAGACAAACTCACCAGTCAGGCCTTTGAAGAAGCTCTTAGGTATGCTCATTGTGTGCACACCTTCACACTACTACCAGCTCGCGTGACCTCATATCTGCTCCTGGATCTGAGAGAACACATCTTgctttgtaaacacaaacactcaatCGAGTCCGCTGCCAGATTATTAATCATGAGTAAATGACTGCCCGGAAGAATGAGcaggtttgttatttttactttgtagtTGAGGAGGAAGAGGTAACATCTGAATAAGATGAAAGAGGTTGAGAGCATTCTTAATGTTTTACGGGAAGATCACAGCGAAACATGTCCATTATGTGTAAAGGAAGATGTCGAAAcaaagggtttaaaaaaataacaaacatggTTTCATGGttccttttatttatgtattcattCAAAAATGGTGAACGAGACAAAGTCTTCTATTGTCttcaaaaatgctttaaagatAATATCAgaagatttttctctttttcacaagttgatttaatttactgtaatcCTAATGTGACAATTTGATCAAAATGAAACCTaagcttttttatatttgctgtcATTTCAGGCAGTTTTTTGCAGCCAATATTTGGGGTGAGGTTATTCAAACCCTTTACTCCACTTTTCCTTTTAGCTCTGTTAGTCAAATTTTATTATGGTATTAACATGAATTACCTCTAAAGGAAACCTTGACAGTTTTCAATAGCAGCCATGGcaaattaaaccaaaactaACAGTCCACACTTAACTTTCTGTACATCACACCATTCAGTGAGACTTTATTGTCCACAGTTAATCTCCTCATTGTTTTCACTGGGTGTTAAATTCCTCTTATTGTAAACCACTAACAATAAGAAAAGCACACAAAGTCCTGTCTAGAATGGTGGAACCTGAAGCTGGGAAGTTATTTCATCTCTCTGCAGGGATTTTGATCTTCCCAAGCGCTCAGCAGGAAGTGGAGAAGACATAAGTCTGGCAAACAGCATCTTTAATACATTCAAAAACCTGGAAATGGATCCTTGGACAGACCGCCACTACGTTCAGCTGCAAACGCCAGACAGGTTGGTACTGTGGTCTGGTTTCCGTTACAGAGAACTTTTGACAGAATTCCTTCATCATTTATGAACTTGACACCCCGCAGTCTTCATCATGTTCTTATTGATGGGAGATCGAGTCATGCTTTGCTTTGAATCGCCTTTAAAGTTTTACATGATAAAGGAATGCAATTAAACCAACTTACTTTGTAGCCaaatatgcataaaaataacaatttgaaagaaaatggattaatGGTTTTACTCTCTTCTTTTCAGCAACCGTCCAAATTCTGTCAAGTTTGGTTCAGATGACTTTAAACCTAAAGGGTATTTAGCCTACAGTGCTCCTGGCAGAGTTCAGGTgagtcagaaaataaagaaacgtCTTCAAATTTGCTTAACAGAAGCTATTTTCGCaactaaaagactaaaaaaaaacttggtacAGTTTGTGTGACACAAATATGTTTGAAGAATTACAGTAATGAACTTGGGAGCTCTTAGCTCTGAGTTATCAgatcaaaaatgttttctatgAGTGCACATTAACAGcaatacatatttttaatggAGGGTCTCTCGCAAAGGTTTATGTTCACACCCATTAAAAATCTGGGGAAATTTTCTATCTTCAAAGGGCGGCGTTTTGATCTTGCGTGTCCTCGCATGGTCTctgatttgtgttcatgttcgTCTCCGTAGGGCCGACTGGTGTATGGAAGCTACGGTCGTCAAGAGGATTTGGAGTTGGTACAGAAGAGCATCGACCTGACTGGCTCTGTGCTGCTGCTTCGAGCTGGAAAGATTAGTTTTGctcagcaggtgtgtgtgtttgtgggctTATGTTGTCAGGGCAAAAAAGGATTACGCTGTATAAGGAagagaaaatgtgttgctgAGAAAATACGACAATACAGGAAAAAGTTTCCAGTTCCTTAATGGGGTTTGGCAAGGAACCAAAagcttgttttgtgtgtctgattACGCCCGTTCAGGTGGACAACGCTGCCAAAAAAGGAGCCGCTGGTGTTCTAATCTACCTTGATCCTCAAGATTACAAACTTGTTGCAAACACAGAACTTTATGGACATGTGAGTTTGTAACATGTTAACTCGAATAAACCTAACGGTCAAGAAAGCAGagatttaaaatttctttttttgttttttttttttttcaccccagGTCCATCTGGGCTCAGGTGACCCCTACACCCCTGGGTTCCCCTCCTTCAATCACACCCAGTTTGCACAAACAAACTCATCTGGTCTCCCTAAAATCCCAGCTCAGACCATCACCGCCAGCAGGGCTGCAGCTCTTCTACAGTAAGATTTCTTAcacgcacaaaaaaaaccccaaaaaaaacaagctttttgcTGATTAATACAAAGTCAAACATTAGCCGTTTGCAACCATAAAAACACTCCATCTGATGCTTGCAGGAGAATCGGTGGCCCTGACGCAAGCAACAGTTTTAAAGGGGAGCTCCAGTCCGTGTCCTACAAGCTGGGAGGCGTTGAGAACGTCACTGTTGAGGTGAACAACGTGTTGGTCAACAAGGAGCTCCACAACGTGTTCGGAGTGATCAAAGGATTCACTGATCCTGGTACAGCTAACATTATTTGTGTGGGGGCATTATTatatttctaaaactgaaaatgtgttgtGCTGAGAGAGTTTTTTTGCATGAAACGGCAGATCGTTATGTTGTACTGGGAGCGCAGAGAGATGCCTGGGGAAAAGGTTTTGCCAAGGCCACCGTCGGCACCTCTGTGCTAATGGAGCTGGCCACGGCCTTCCACAAGATGGTGGAGGAAGGTAAGAAATTATCTAAATCTACGCCACGACactaatttactttttactgttACAGAATTCCGTGAAATGAGTGtagatttgatcaaaaaaaccaaaatgttctTCTCCTGCAAGGAAGAGCCTAATCTGCCAAGTCTCTGATCGCTTCTCCACCTTTGGAAAAATTTGCAGTTGATGTGGAAGTTTTTCGTTTCTTTAGATGGTTTTCGACCCAGAAGAAGCTTGGTGTTCGCCAGCTGGAGTGCTGGAGAGTACGGAAGTGTTGGAGCCACGGAGTGGTTGGAGGTAAATATTGCACatatgaggggaaaaaaggggaaaaatggttaagtgcttaaaaaaatgtctgttttcaggGTTACATGTCCTCGATTGACAAAAGTGTCTTCACCTACATAAGTCTGGATGGAGTAGTAATGGGTATAtacaacacacactcatatattcatatatttgtttaaaaaaataaagtcaggtGATTAAGTGTATGCGTCTGATAGGTCGCGGGAGCTTCATAGCCTCAGCCAGTCCGCTGCTCAACGGTCTCATTGAAAGCACGATGAAAGAGGTAAAACACAACTTGGTAGTGACCCGACTAGTGTGGGAACAAGCTCGGGCTGCACTGAttgcaacttttttgtttttttcttgcaggtGAAAATGCCTGTCGGTTCTGATACAATGTACAAGACGATGGGAGAAAAGAACTGGGAAGCCAAAGTGTGAGTAGAAAACCAGTATCAAAGGGCAAAAAAATTACATAGAAGTGGGAGGAAATTATTGCATTTAAACAGCAGTTGGAGATAAAACACCACCTGTCCTGCAGTTCTAAAATGACTGGGGAATGGGAAAATTGGGGGGGGCAACTTTCCAcgagataaaaaagaaactttttcttttttactaatGCAAACAATCTTAAATGGTAAAATGTCCTACAATAAATGAGTCTTAAACTGATATTTTAGATGGCCTTTTGACGAAACAATCAGAGGTGTATGCAGTGTGTTGTGcacacaaaacaagtcaaaaccaTTTTTCTGCCAAATTCTGAAATACGGTAACTTAAATGTTTATAGTGTATAAAAACCCCATTTTAAGcctgacagaaatgttttgtttattactaAAGTGAAGCAGGAGTTCCTTCAGCCTTTGAATTTGAATGCAGTGTTGTTTATCGAGCACATTTGCCTTTACATCTTGAGAGCTACTTTTTACATTCAGCACCACCCCTAAAATAGTCTAACCAGTAAGATTTGAATTCATTTCTATCCATTTTTTAACAAGTAACTTGGGGAAATTGTTTAGAGCAGGTGacactcaaaaacaacaaaaagttctgctcgaaaaacaaaatctttttttttttttttttttaaatgtctatgTCTACATGCA includes the following:
- the tfr1b gene encoding transferrin receptor 1b translates to MMDRIRSAFNGMMTSERYSRFTLHPGENGERHAEVNLSDDATEMEAHGSPSFRPAPHRQSRRTVVFVILGVLLIFIFGYLVGYISHHKPRAESSCEQKTDNPVDRMNASTVWPVPPPDAQPTWQDVTQLLADKLTSQAFEEALRDFDLPKRSAGSGEDISLANSIFNTFKNLEMDPWTDRHYVQLQTPDSNRPNSVKFGSDDFKPKGYLAYSAPGRVQGRLVYGSYGRQEDLELVQKSIDLTGSVLLLRAGKISFAQQVDNAAKKGAAGVLIYLDPQDYKLVANTELYGHVHLGSGDPYTPGFPSFNHTQFAQTNSSGLPKIPAQTITASRAAALLQRIGGPDASNSFKGELQSVSYKLGGVENVTVEVNNVLVNKELHNVFGVIKGFTDPDRYVVLGAQRDAWGKGFAKATVGTSVLMELATAFHKMVEEDGFRPRRSLVFASWSAGEYGSVGATEWLEGYMSSIDKSVFTYISLDGVVMGRGSFIASASPLLNGLIESTMKEVKMPVGSDTMYKTMGEKNWEAKVLRPMSMDDPAYPFLASSGIPSISFHFISMNTESYAYYGTDLDNKDHLNYETNQHTSEIMVTAAQFAGQMALRLVHDHLLILDPSRYNSLLTKAVSKIYRRISQLSKSGDLKGISPNWLNRARGSYQRAADNINNAIANTDLTDREACRLLNDRIMKVEHSLLSPYVSPVETPFRHLLLGRGAHTLASIAETTDLEELRTQLALATWNLQGCASAMVENIWDIDDEI